The Comamonas sp. lk genome contains the following window.
TGCCAATCAGGCCGCCCATGCTAGTGCCCACCCAATCCAGTATCTGAATGGGCGCCTGGTGATGCAGCTGAGCCAGCAGCGCCAACATGTCGGCCGCATACAGCGGCACCTGGTAGGCCATGGGGTCTTGCAACCAGTCGCTCTCGCCGCGCCCCACCACATCGGGGCAGATCACTCGGGCAAACCGGCTCAGCTCAGCGGCCAGCACATCAAAGTCACGCCCCTGGCGCGAGAGGCCGTGCGCGCAAACGATGACATGCGGGTGCGCGGGATTGCCGGTGTTGTTCCACTCCCAGTAGGCCATGCGGTGCACGCCGCTTGGCAGGGCTTGCACCTGCTGCTTGCGGCTGGAATCGGACCATGTGGGGGCGAGCGCGGAGGCTCCGGGGCAGGATACGTAGTTCAGCGTAGGTTGATTCATGGAGAACGCATTCGCAAGGCCGGGGCCGATAATGGCTTTGTCGCATCGTAATTCATTCGGAGACTCTGTATGTCCATGTTGAAAGGCAAAACCGCTCTCGTGACGGGATCGACCAGCGGGATAGGCCTGGGTATTGCTACGGCACTGGCGCGACAAGGCGCCAACATCGTGCTCAATGGTTTTGGCGACGTGCAAGGCCCGCGTGCCCAGGTGGAGCAAGCCGGCAAAGCGTTTGAGGTCAAGGTCGGCTACCACGGTGCCGACATGAGCCAGGCCGGACAAATCGAGGAAATGATGCAATACGCGGCCGCCGAGTTTGGCCGCGTGGACATCCTGGTCAACAACGCCGGCATCCAGCATGTGGCGCCCGTGCAGGAGTTCCCGGTAGAGAAGTGGGACGCCATCATTGCCATCAATCTCACCAGCGCCTTTCACACCACCCGGCTGGCTCTGCCCGCCATGCAAAAGGCCAACTGGGGCCGCATCATCAATGTGGCCTCGGTCCATGGTCTGGTCGGATCGGCGCAAAAATCGGCCTATGTCGCGGCCAAGCACGGCATCGTCGGGCTGACCAAGGTGACCGCACTGGAAAACGCCACTTCCGGGGTGACCTGCAATGCTATCTGCCCCGGCTGGGTGCTGACTCCGCTGGTGCAAAAGCAGGTCGATGCCAAGGCGCAGGCCCTGGGCATCAGCAACGAGGAAGCCACCAAGCAGCTGCTGGGCGAAAAAGAGCCATCGCAGCAGTTCACCACGCCCGAGGAGCTGGGCGATCTAGCCGTCTTCTTCTGCTCGCCCGCCAGCAACAATGTGCGCGGCGTGGCCTGGAATATGGATGGCGGCTGGGCTGCGCAATAAGCGCGTCGGGCCACCGTCGCCTGAACTCATCAATCCATAGCGTACAGCGCCCTATCCTATTGGGTTTTGGCGCTTTTTACGACCCAAACCAAGAAAGGAGCAGCGCCAGCCGCTCCTTTTTTTATTTAGCCCTGGGCCGCAGCACTGCGCCTTAATGCATCTGCACCGAACCGGACACGCTGACCGTCACCTCGGCCTTGTCGGCTTCCACCGGTACCGGCGCAGCGTCGGCATAACCGGCTTTGGACATGGCCATCATCCGGGGATAGGGTGGCCGCGTCATGCCTTCGCCGCTGTTGACCGTGATCTCACCCAAGCTGTAGCCGGCAAAGCCAAAGCTCTTGGAAATGCTGGCAGCGCGCTGGCGAAACGCCTCAATCGCCTTGGCCTGGGCCTCGCCCTCGACTTTTTCCCGCGCCTCGCGCGACAGACCAAAGCCCATCGAAGCCAGCGTCATCTCCGGCACCTTGGCCGCCGCCTGGGTGATGCGTACAAAGTCGCGTCCCTGCAGCACGATCTCGGCCCGCCCCTGCCAGCCATCCATCTTGCCGTTGTTGCCATAGCGCGGCGAGACGGAGAAATTACCGCTGCTCAGATCCAGCTGTCCGGCCTGCGCATCGCGGCGCAGCACGGTCATGGCCGCTTCCACGGCTTTTTGCAGCTGCGACTGAACCGCTGCCGCATCACGGCCCTCCTTGGTGGCAGACAGCGTGGCCGTCAGCCAGTCCTGCTTGACCTCGACTACCCCTTGAGCCTGCAGATTGAGCACATTCATGGGACGTGCAGCGGGCTGCACCGCCGTGGTGCCTTGCGCCAAAACAGTGCCGCCGCTGCACAGTGCGCTCAGCAGCAACACGCCGGCCGCTGTGCGGCGTCGGGAATCAGTCCAGGAATACTTGTTCATTGAGTTCACCCTTTGCAATAAATAGCGGAGCACAGACACATACCGTTCAGTTTCTGCCGCAATTGAATCCAGCATGACGTTGTCAGCCCATAGTGGATAACCATGCAGCAGCACGCCAAATTAAACTCAAAAACAGAACAATTTATGTATCAACAGAGAAAATATTAGCAAAACAATCAACATGACACATTTATCGTCCTATATTTAAACGCAACATATGTAACATAGCGCAAGATTCGAGCGGTTTTCGCTGTTTTTTTTTCGTAAGCTGGTAACAATGGGTGCTGTTACAAGTAACCCAACAAGGACGATCATGGCAACGCAAAGCAACCGTACTGACAAGATCCTCGTAGTGGACGACGACGCCCGCATTCGAGATCTGCTGCGCCGTTACCTGACGCAAGAAGGCTTCGAGATCATGATTGCCGAAGACGGCAAGGCACTGAACCGCATTCTGCTGCGCGAAACCGTAGACCTGATCGTGCTCGATCTGATGATGCCCGGCGAAGACGGCCTGTCCATCTGCCGCCGCCTGCGCTCCGCCAACGACCGCACCCCCATCATCATGCTCACCGCCAAGGGCGAGGACGTGGATCGCATCGTGGGCCTGGAAGTCGGCGCCGACGATTACCTGGGCAAGCCCTTCAACCCGCGTGAACTGCTGGCCCGCATCCATGCTGTGCTGCGCCGCCGTCCCCCACAGGAAGCACCGGGCGCACCGTCCGGCGACAACGAGGTGGTCAGTTTCGGTCCCTTCACCTTCGATCTGGGCACCCGCGTGTTGCAAAAAAGTGGCGAGGAACTGCCTTTGACCACCGGCGAATTCGCCATGCTCAAGGCCTTGGTACGCCATCCGCGCCAGCCGCTGTCGCGTGAAAAGCTGGCTCTGCTGGCCCGCGGCCGCGAGTTCGAGCCTTTTGACCGCAGCCTGGACGTGCAGGTCTCGCGTCTGCGCAAGCTCATCGAAGAAGATGCTGCAGCGCCCCGCTATATCCAGACCGTCTGGGGCGTGGGCTATGTGTTCGTACCCGATGGCGTCAATTGACCGACAGCCACATGGCTTGCCCAGAACACCGTGCCATGGGTAAGCACCAAGCGGAGGTCCTGCACCTCTGCTTTCGGGTATAAGAAGACGCCTGCAGACTGGCGACAGGCCAGTCTTCAGTGGCACGGTCTGCCCGTTTTACAACAGATCGACGGCATATAGACAACCGGTAACCTCGACTTGTCTCATTGCGCCTATGGTTTGACCTGATGAAGAATTTGTTTTGTTTTTGACCACTGCTGCTCATGAGTGCCTTACCCGCCATGCCTCCTGATGCAACCAGCCCCGCGCCTCTGGAATACGAGCGGCGCATGACTGCACGCTCACCCCTGGGATTCAATCTTTTTTGGCGCACCTTCTGTCTGCTGGCCCTGCTCCTGGTAGGCAGCATTCTGGCCTGGCTGCAGACGCTGCGCGCCCTGGACTTTGAACCCCGCACCCTGCATACCGCCCAGCAGATTGCCTCTCTTGTCAACCTCAGCCGTGCGGCCCTGGTGCACTCGGACGCCATCAACCGCGTCTCCCTGATCAAGACCATGGCCGACCAGGAAGGCGTGCGCATTCTGCCGCGCGAGCCTGGCGACCATTTCGAGCTGCTGGACAACTCCACTCTGGGCAACCGCCTGACGGAAGAGCTGACCCGTCGCCTAGGCTACGGCACCATCGTGGCGCGCAGCGTGAACAACGAGCCTGGCCTGTGGGTGGGCTTCAATATCAACGGCGACCGCAACTGGCTGCTGATGGATCGCTCGCGCTTCACCCCTGCCAGCGGCCAGACCTGGGTGATCTGGCTGATCACGGCGGCTATGCTCTCTCTCATCGGTGCGGCCGCCATTGCGCGCCTGATCAACCGTCCGCTCAAACAGCTGTCCTATGCGGCCAACCGCGTGCGCGATGGCGACTTTGCCGCCAGCCAGCTCGATGAGGAGGCCGTGACCAGCGAGATTCGCGAGGTGAACATAGGCTTTAACCGCATGGCGAAAAAGCTGGCCAAGCTGGAGCAAGACCGCGCCGTAATGCTGGCCGGCATCTCCCACGACCTGCGCACGCCTTTGGCGCGCCTGCGGCTGGAGACGGAAATGAGCGTGGACGACGAGGTGGCACGCGAGCACATGGTGGCCGACATCGTGCAGCTCGATGCCACCATCGACAAATTCCTGGATTACGCCCGCCCCGATCACGTAACGCTCAGCCCTGTCGATCTGCATGCGGTGATCTCCTCCTGCGTCTATGCCGTGCAGGACCACCGCGAGCTGCAGATCAGCATGACGATTCCCGAGGATGTCTATGTGCTGGCCGACGAGGTGGAACTGGCCCGCGTGATCTCCAATCTGTTTGAAAACGCCCGCCGCTACGGCAAATCGCCGGACACCGAAACCACGCTGGTCGACATCAGCGCCAAGGAAACCGAAGGCTGGGTGGTGGTGCGCATCCGCGACCATGGCAAAGGCGTGCCGCCCGAGCAGTTGGGCAACCTCACCCAGCCCTTCTTCCGCGGCGATTCGGCGCGCACGGCCGCCGCAGGTGCCGGCCTGGGCCTGTCGATTGTGGACAAGACCGTGCAGCGCATGGGCGGCGTATTCGCCCTGTCCAATTCATCCACCGGCGGTCTGGTGGCCCACATCCAGCTGCAACGCGCCACGGGCGTCACCGCAGGCGCAGCGCCCGAGCAGCGTTTGCAGCGCCCGGCCATCAAGCGGCATCTGCCGCAGCGCAACTCGGAAAAAAACCGCGAAGATTGAAAAAAGGCTTGCAGCTTCAACGGCTGCAAGCCTTTTTGCTTGTGCAGAGCTCCGTCCTCAAGCCTTGTAGAGCAAGGCCACGGCACGCGCTTCCATGGCCTGCAACTGGCCCACAGGGCCCATCTTCTCGGCCGTCTTGGCCTTGACATTGATTTGCTCCAGCTCCAGCGCCAGCACCTGGGCAATGCGCTCGCGCATCTTGTCTATATGCGGCGCCAGCTTGGGTGCCTGGGCCACGATGGTGCTGTCGATATTGCCGATTTCAAAGCCCTTGGCACGCACGCGTCGGGCGGCTTCGGCCAGCAGCAGCGCTGAATCGGCGCCCTTGAACTGCGGATCGCTGTCCGAAAAATGGCGGCCGATATCGCCCAGGGCCGCCGCGCCCAGCAAGGCATCGGTAATCGCGTGCAGCAATACATCGGCGTCCGAATGGCCGAGCAGGCCCAGGGTATGAGGCACTTCCACCCCACCCAGAATCAGTTTGCGCCCGGGCACCAGTGCATGCACATCCCAGCCTTCACCTATACGGAAATTCATAGTAAAACCTTGTCAATCCCTCATTCAACAAGCGCAACACGCTATTGAACAAGGAGTAAAAATCAATGCCGAGCTTGCACCACAGCCTGGCGCTGCAGCAGCACGGCCGCCGCCAGCGCAAAGTCGTCCGGATAGGTCACCTTGAAGTTCTGCGCTCCACCGGCCACCAGTTTGGGCTGCAAGCCCACGGCCTCCATGGCACTGGCCTCATCGGTCACGGCAACGCCCGCTGCGTCGGCTTTGGCCAGCGCGTCCATCAGCACGGCGATACGAAACATCTGCGGCGTCTGTGCCAGCCATTTGTCGCTGCGGTCCAGCGTGGCCGCCACGCGCACCCCGTCAGCGCCCATGGTGGCCATCTTGAGCGTGTCCGGCAACTGATGGGCCAGCAAGCCGCCAACGGCATCATGCTCGCAGGCATCGATGAGGGCATTGATCTGCCCGGAGGTGACCAGACAGCGGGCCGCGTCGTGCACCAGCACCCAGTCCTGTGGCTGGGCGCCACGGTCTAGCAAGGCTTTCAGGCCGTTGCCCACGGTCTCTGCCCGTGTTGCGCCGCCGCAAGCCTCTGTGCCATAGTGGTCTGCCGCCGGCAGCTGTTGCCAGAAGCTGTCGCCCGCCGCAATCACGACCAGGCTGTGGTGAACCCGGGGCACGCCCGCAAACGCCGCCAGTGTGTGCATGACCATGGGGCTGCCCGCCACCGGCTGGTATTGCTTGGGCAGCTCTGGCGCCGCACTGCCGGCAGCCGTCCTGGCAATCGCTCTGGCACCCACGCCGGCGCAGGGGATCAATGCCCAGAATCTGGCCGGGGCTTGACCCTGCTGTTGCTGTGGCGCTTTCATGGAAGACCGATCTGTCATGGCCTGCATTCTAAAATCGCGGGCGGCGCCCGGATGACTGATGACCCGGCTGCGCCGAGATTTTTGCCCTTTTGCCCCGCTGTATTTCTGATTTCCCACCCGAATCCATGCAACTGCCCAAGCTCATCCCTGGTAAACGCTTTAACTTGCCCCGCCCCACCGGCAGCGCCGACGCGCTGCTGCTTGCCAAGCTGGGCGAGCGCGAAAAGCAGGCCGGCCGGGTGACGGCGATTGTCACGGCCGATGCAGCAGACGCCCATAGGCTGATGGAGGAGATGGCATTTTTTGCGCCCGATCTGCGCTGCGCCCTCTTCCCTGATTGGGAAACCCTGCCCTACGACAGCTTCTCGCCGCACCAGGATTTGATCAGCGAGCGACTGGCCACGCTGTGGCGCATCAACCAGCGCGACAAGGAGCAAGGCGCGGACGTGGTCATCGTACCGGCCACCACGGCGCTGTACCGGCTGGCTCCACCCGCTTTTCTGGCGGGCTACACCTTTGAATTCAAGAGCGGGCAAAAGCTGGACGAGGCCAAGCTCAAGGCCCAACTCACGCTGGCCGGCTACCAGCATGTCTCGCAAGTGGTCAGCCACGGCGAATATGCCGTGCGCGGCGGCTTGATCGACCTCTTCCCCATGGGCTCTACCGTGCCCTTTCGCGTGGACTTGTTCGACGACGAGATCGACTCCATACGCACCTTCGATCCCGACACCCAGCGCAGCCTCTACCCCGTGCCCGAGGTGCGTCTGCTGCCGGGCCGCGAATTCCCCATGGACGAGGAAGCGCGTGCCAAATTCCGCAGCCGCTGGCGCGAGCTGCTGGAAGGTGATCCCACGCGCAGCCGCATCTACAAGGACATGGGCGCCGGCATCGCCACCGCCGGTATCGAGTACTACCTGCCGCTGTTCTTTGATGAGACCGCCACCGTCTTTGACTACCTGGGCAACGACGCCACCGTGGTACTGCACGGCGATCTGGAGCCGGCCCTGCAGCGCTTTTGGCAAGACACCAAGGACAGATACCGCCTGGTGCAGGGCGACCCCGACCACCCAGCCCTGCCGCCCGAGACCCTGTTTCTGTCTGCCGACCAGTTCTACACCCGCAGCAAGGAGCATGCCCAACTGGCCCTGCGCCCGGGTACGGAAGATGTGGCCGATAGCGCCATCTTCCAAAAGCTGCAGGATCTTTCCGTGGTTCGCGGTGCCGAAGACCCGCTGGCCAAGCTGCAAAAACATATAGCAGACAGCGCACACCGCGTCTTGCTTTTGGCCGAATCCGACGGCAGACGCGAAAGCCTGCTGGACTTTTTCCGCGCCTCGGGCGTCAACCCGCCGGTCTTTGACTCGCTGGCCGAATTTCAGGCGGATACGACCGAGAAAGTCGGTATCGCCACCTCGGGCCTGATGACGGGCTTTGCCTGGGTCGAGGAAGGCCTGGACTTCGTCACCGAAACCGAGCTGTTTGCCACCAGCCCCACGGGCCGCAAGCGCCGCAGACAGGAGCAGGTCAGCGATGTGGAAGCGCTGATCAAGGATCTGTCCGAGCTGAAAGTGGGCGACCCGATTGTTCACTCCGATCACGGCATAGGCCGCTATCGCGGGCTGATCAATATGGACATGGGCCAGAAGAATCCCGACGGCACTCCGGCGCTGCAGGAGTTTCTGCATCTGGAATATGCGGGCGACGCCGTGCTCTATGTGCCGGTCAGCCAGCTACAGCTGATCAGCCGCTACACCGGCGTCTCGCCCGACGATGCGCCGCTGCACAAGCTGGGCGGCACGCAGTGGGAAAAAGCCAAGCGCAAGGCCGCCGAGCAGGTGCGCGACTCCGCCGCCGAGCTGCTCAACATCTACGCCCGCCGCGCGGCACGCCAAGGCCATGCCTTCCGCTTCCCCACGGCCGATTACGAGCAGTTTGTGTCCGACTTCGGTTTTGAGGAAACCGCCGACCAGCGCGCCGCCATCCACGCCGTGATCCAGGACATGATCAGCCCCCAGCCCATGGACCGCCTGGTTTGCGGCGATGTGGGCTTTGGCAAGACCGAAGTCGCCCTGCGCGCCGCCTTTGTGGCGGCCATGGGCGGCAAGCAGGTGGCGTTTCTGGCACCCACCACGCTGCTGGCCGAGCAGCACTACCAGACGCTGGTGGACCGCTTTTCCAAATGGCCGATCAAGGTGGCCGAGGTTTCGCGCTTCCGCTCCGGCAAGGAGATCACGGCCGCCATCAAAGGTATTTCGGACGGCACGGTGGATATCGTGGTCGGCACGCACAAGCTGCTGTCCGAATCCACCCAGTTCAAGAATCTGGGCCTACTCATCATCGATGAGGAGCACCGTTTTGGCGTGCGCCACAAGGAGGCCATGAAGGCCATGCGCGCCGAGGTGGACATTCTCACGCTCACCGCCACCCCCATCCCCCGCACCATGGGCATGGCGCTGGAAGGCCTGCGTGATCTGTCGGTGATTGCCACTGCCCCGCAACGGCGTCTGGCCATCAAGACCTTTGTGCGCAACGAAGGCACGGGCGTGATTCGCGAAGCCGTGCTGCGTGAGCTCAAGCGCGGCGGTCAGATCTACTTTTTGCACAACGAAGTCGAGACCATTGAGAACCGCAAGCAAAAGCTCGAGGAAATCCTGCCCGAAGCCCGCATTGCCGTGGCCCACGGCCAGATGCCCGAGCGCGAGCTGGAGCGCGTGATGCGCGACTTTGTGGCCCAGCGCTACAACATCTTGCTGTGCTCGACCATCATCGAGACCGGCATTGACGTGCCGTCGGCCAACACCATTTTGATCAGCCGCGCCGACAAATTCGGTTTGGCCCAGTTGCACCAGCTGCGCGGCCGCGTGGGCCGCAGCCACCACCAGGCCTATGCCTATCTGATGGTGCCGGACCTGGACAGCCTGACCAAGCAGGCCCAGCAGCGCCTGGAAGCGATTCAGCAGATGGAAGAGCTGGGCAGCGGTTTCTACCTGGCCATGCACGATCTGGAAATTCGCGGCGCAGGCGAGGTGCTGGGCGAGAACCAGAGCGGCAATATGCTGGAGGTGGGCTTCCAGCTCTACAACGAGATGCTGTCTGAGGCCGTGCGCAGCTTGAAAGCCGGCAAGGAACCCGACCTGCTTTCGCCGCTCTCGGCCTCCACCGACATCAATCTGCACGCGCCCGCACTTTTGCCCAACGACTATTGCGGCGACGTACATCTGCGCCTGTCCTTCTACAAAAAGCTGGCCACGGCCAAGACGGCCGATCAGATCGACACCTTGCTCGAAGAAATCGTGGACCGTTTCGGCAAGCTGCCACCCCAGGCGCAGACGCTGATCGACGTCCACCGCCTGCGCGTGCTGTCCCAGCCCTATGGCGTGGTCAAGGTCGATGCGGCGCCGGGCGTGATCAACATCACCTTCAAGCCCCAGCCGCCGATTGATCCCATGAATATCATTCATCTGATCCAGAAGAACAAACACATCAAGCTGGCGGGCAATGAAAAGCTGCGCATAGAAAAAGCACTGGAGAACCCCAAGGACCGCGCCCAGATGGTGCGCGACGTGCTGCGCAGCCTGGGCCAACCGCTGAAGACGCAAGCCGAGGCCCACGCATAAAACAGCTCTTGCAGTGCTGCCAATGCATGGCGTGCAATATGGCCTTCAGCCTTGACTGCCTGAGCCGCCATGTTTCTCGAAACCGCGATCGCCTTGCTGGCCCTGTCACTGTCCCTGCTCTGTCGCCCCTGGCGCATGCTGGGCAGCCAGCCCGAGCCCGGCGGCATGCAGCAACCGGTCACCTCTGCGCTGCTGACGCCGCTGCTGGCCGTGCTGGTGCTGCTACCCTGGATCTGGGCCTTGCCCGCATTGCACCAGATGCCGCTGCAGCTGCGCTGGTCTGCGGCTCCGCTGGTCGTGCTTTTGCTCGGCTGGCCGCTTGCAGTCCTCGTGCTGCTTGCGGTAAGCGCTATTGCCTTTGGACTCGCTCCCGCTTTTGGCTTGGAGGAGACCCTTGGCATGCTGGTCTGGCAAGGGCTGATGCCGGCCACGCTGGCCATGCTCTGGGGCGCTGCAGTGCGCCGCTGGTGCTGGCACAACATTTTTGTATTTATTCTTTTACGCGGCTTTTCGGGCACAGTGCTCAGCGTGTTTTTGGCCTCTTTGCTTGGCCAGTGGGCCGGCCATGTACTCCCCAACGTCAATGACGATCTATCGCGCATGGCCCGCTGGCTCATGGCCTGGAGCGATGGAATCACCACCGGCATGCTGACCGCCGTGTTTGTGGTGTTCCGCCCCCAATGGATGGCTACCTGGTCGGATGCGATTTACCTCGTTCCGCCTCACCATCCTCAGGGCTGAACGACTGCACATGCATGCAATGCGCGCGTCAGCCAGTTTTCGGGCGTTTGCGCAAACAGCATCTTTCCCATCAGGCTAAACGCCAAGGCAGCTGGCACAGGGCTTGCTCATCATCTGGTATCGCACCGCAGCATTCACCAATGCCGGTGCATATCTTGATGAAATAAGGGATCGCATGTTCTCCAAGCCCATTTTTGCCGCCGTACACACCACACTTGCCTGCGCACTGGCCGCCGGCTGTGCTCTGACCGCCCAGGCGCAGAACGCCTACCCCGAACGCGCCGTCAAAGTCATCGTCGCCCTGCCCGCAGGCGGCAGCGCCGATATGATTGCCCGCCAGGTGACGCAGAAGCTGGCCGTCGATCTCAAGCAACCGTTTGTGGTGGAGAACAAGGCCGGTGCCTCCGGCCAGATCGGCACGCCAGCCGTGGCCCGCTCCGCACCCGATGGCTATACGCTGATGGTGTCGCCGGCCTCGTTCCTGACCACCAACAAAAGCATCTTCAAATCCCTGCCCTACGACCCAGAGGCCGATTTCCAGCCCATTAGCCGCCTGGTCAACCAGCCCATGGTGCTGGTGGTCAAGGACAAGCAGAAATTCCCCAGCGTGGCCGCCGTGGTCAGCGCGGCCAAGTCTGCGCCCGGCAAGCTGACCTTTGCTTCCTCTGGCGACGGCAGCCCTCAGCATCTGGCGGGGCTGATGTTCGAGACCCGCACCCGGACACAAATGCTGCACGTGCCCTACAAAGGCGGCGCCCCTGCCGTCAACGACACGCTGGCAGGCAATGTAGACATGCTGTTTGCCGTGCTGCCCGAGGCCCTGCCCCACATCCAGTCCGGCAAGCTCCATGCGCTGGGCTTGCTCAGCCCCACGCGCGCCAGCACCCTGCCCACCACGCCGACCATGCTGGAGAGCGGCTTTGCCGATCTGAATCTCTCGGCCTGGGTAGGCCTGTTTGCACCGGCCAAAACACCGCCGGCCATCGTCAACCAGCTCAACCAGGCCGTGCGCGTGGCCCTGGCCGGCGATATCAAGGCCAAGCTGGGTAAAAACGGCATGGAAGTGGCGCCCTCCACTCCCGAGCAGCTCAAGCAGGCCATCGCCCAGGAGATCAAGCTGCACGCAGAGCTGGTCAAGGCCGCCGGCATTCAAGCGCAGTAAATCGGCTCTTAGAACGTGTTTACCCGCCGTGGGTGCCGCCAGCGGGCACCCACATCAGCGGATAATGGCGGCCATACTCCAGGCGCGCTGCAGCCTGCAGTCTTTCATCACCTGCTCCACCAAGTATTCGCAATGACTGACGCAACCGAATTCGCTCCCGGCCTGATGATTCGCGGCATTTCCGCACCGCTGAAACTGACCGATTTCAAGCTCATCGCTTTCGATATGGACTCGACGCTGATCACCATCGAGTGCATTGACGAGATCGCCGACGCCACGGGCAAGAAGGCCGAGGTGGCAGCGATTACCGAAGCCACCATGCGCGGCGAGATCACCGACTTCAAGGACAGTCTGCGCCAGCGCGTGGGCAAGCTGGTGGGCGTGACCGAGGCCGATATGGCACGCGTGCTGGCCGAGCGCCTCAAGCTCTCGCCCGGTGCTGAAACCCTGGTCAAGGCCGCGCAGGCCGCCGGGCTCAAGGTGCTGCTGGTATCGGGCGGCTTCACCTACTTTGCCGAGCATGTGCGCGGCTTGCTGAACATCGATTTCGTGCGTGCCAATGTGCTGGAGATCCGCAACGGCGCGCTGACCGGCGGCCTGGTCGAGCAGGCCTGGGGCGATATCTGCGACGGCGCCGAAAAACGCCGCACGCTGCTGGAAGTCGCTTCCCTGATCGGCATTTCGTCCAAGCAGTGCATTGCCGTGGGCGATGGCAGCAACGACATCCCCATGATGCAAGCCGCTGGCCTGTCGGTGGCCTATCACGCCAAGCCCCGAGTGCGCAACGAAGCCAAGGTGTCCATCAACGAAGGTGGGCTGGATCGCCTGCTGGAAGTGCTGCAGTAAACGGATCTTTCCCCGCTCCAATACCAGCCGCCCGGCCCTGCCCGGCGGCTTTTTCTTTGCCTGGTGCAATACGCATTTTTTCTGACACGACAGCGCAGGCCGCGCTTGTTAGAGTGGGCTCTCTTTCCCAAAGACAGCAGAAAGGTCCCAGCAATGAGCAAGTTGAAAATTGGCGTCGTCGTGGGCAGCAGCAGCCAGCAATCGATCAACCGCAAGCTGGCCCAGGGCCTGGCCAAACTGGTGCAGGACAAGGTGGATGTCGAGTTCCTTGAGATCAGCCATCTGCCCCTGTACAAC
Protein-coding sequences here:
- the mfd gene encoding transcription-repair coupling factor produces the protein MQLPKLIPGKRFNLPRPTGSADALLLAKLGEREKQAGRVTAIVTADAADAHRLMEEMAFFAPDLRCALFPDWETLPYDSFSPHQDLISERLATLWRINQRDKEQGADVVIVPATTALYRLAPPAFLAGYTFEFKSGQKLDEAKLKAQLTLAGYQHVSQVVSHGEYAVRGGLIDLFPMGSTVPFRVDLFDDEIDSIRTFDPDTQRSLYPVPEVRLLPGREFPMDEEARAKFRSRWRELLEGDPTRSRIYKDMGAGIATAGIEYYLPLFFDETATVFDYLGNDATVVLHGDLEPALQRFWQDTKDRYRLVQGDPDHPALPPETLFLSADQFYTRSKEHAQLALRPGTEDVADSAIFQKLQDLSVVRGAEDPLAKLQKHIADSAHRVLLLAESDGRRESLLDFFRASGVNPPVFDSLAEFQADTTEKVGIATSGLMTGFAWVEEGLDFVTETELFATSPTGRKRRRQEQVSDVEALIKDLSELKVGDPIVHSDHGIGRYRGLINMDMGQKNPDGTPALQEFLHLEYAGDAVLYVPVSQLQLISRYTGVSPDDAPLHKLGGTQWEKAKRKAAEQVRDSAAELLNIYARRAARQGHAFRFPTADYEQFVSDFGFEETADQRAAIHAVIQDMISPQPMDRLVCGDVGFGKTEVALRAAFVAAMGGKQVAFLAPTTLLAEQHYQTLVDRFSKWPIKVAEVSRFRSGKEITAAIKGISDGTVDIVVGTHKLLSESTQFKNLGLLIIDEEHRFGVRHKEAMKAMRAEVDILTLTATPIPRTMGMALEGLRDLSVIATAPQRRLAIKTFVRNEGTGVIREAVLRELKRGGQIYFLHNEVETIENRKQKLEEILPEARIAVAHGQMPERELERVMRDFVAQRYNILLCSTIIETGIDVPSANTILISRADKFGLAQLHQLRGRVGRSHHQAYAYLMVPDLDSLTKQAQQRLEAIQQMEELGSGFYLAMHDLEIRGAGEVLGENQSGNMLEVGFQLYNEMLSEAVRSLKAGKEPDLLSPLSASTDINLHAPALLPNDYCGDVHLRLSFYKKLATAKTADQIDTLLEEIVDRFGKLPPQAQTLIDVHRLRVLSQPYGVVKVDAAPGVINITFKPQPPIDPMNIIHLIQKNKHIKLAGNEKLRIEKALENPKDRAQMVRDVLRSLGQPLKTQAEAHA
- a CDS encoding tripartite tricarboxylate transporter substrate binding protein, whose amino-acid sequence is MFSKPIFAAVHTTLACALAAGCALTAQAQNAYPERAVKVIVALPAGGSADMIARQVTQKLAVDLKQPFVVENKAGASGQIGTPAVARSAPDGYTLMVSPASFLTTNKSIFKSLPYDPEADFQPISRLVNQPMVLVVKDKQKFPSVAAVVSAAKSAPGKLTFASSGDGSPQHLAGLMFETRTRTQMLHVPYKGGAPAVNDTLAGNVDMLFAVLPEALPHIQSGKLHALGLLSPTRASTLPTTPTMLESGFADLNLSAWVGLFAPAKTPPAIVNQLNQAVRVALAGDIKAKLGKNGMEVAPSTPEQLKQAIAQEIKLHAELVKAAGIQAQ
- the serB gene encoding phosphoserine phosphatase SerB, with amino-acid sequence MTDATEFAPGLMIRGISAPLKLTDFKLIAFDMDSTLITIECIDEIADATGKKAEVAAITEATMRGEITDFKDSLRQRVGKLVGVTEADMARVLAERLKLSPGAETLVKAAQAAGLKVLLVSGGFTYFAEHVRGLLNIDFVRANVLEIRNGALTGGLVEQAWGDICDGAEKRRTLLEVASLIGISSKQCIAVGDGSNDIPMMQAAGLSVAYHAKPRVRNEAKVSINEGGLDRLLEVLQ